In one Lolium rigidum isolate FL_2022 chromosome 3, APGP_CSIRO_Lrig_0.1, whole genome shotgun sequence genomic region, the following are encoded:
- the LOC124697357 gene encoding beta-fructofuranosidase, insoluble isoenzyme 3-like has translation MYYKGVYHLFYQYNPKAAVWGNIVWAHAVSTDLVNWVTLQPAIYPTAPFDVNGCWSGSATVLPDGTPAIMYTGIDGEGRQVQNVAYPKDLSDPYLREWVKPDYNPVIAPDAGVNATAFRDPTTAWRGPDGLWRLVIGTKDNHRGLAVLYRSRDFQRWAPARRALHHGNTGMWECPDFYPVATTPGAVLGDVKHVLKVSLDLTRFEYYTFGAYDHATETYVPDAALPDGNDGLRYDYGNFYASKTFLDPAKQRRILWGWANESDSTADDVRKGWAGVQAIPRKIWLAPDGRQLMQWPVAEVESLRGNHVNITDKFVEGGSYFEVQGLMSPAQADVEVSFAAMDLDKAEPFDPAWRGADAQTVCAARGADVKGGVGPFGLWVLASDELKERTAVFFRVFKAEDKHVVLMCNDPSRSSYADHLYKPTFAGFIDVDITKTGGKIPLRTLIDHSMVESFGGHGRMSILSRVYPTRAVGDKARLYVFNHGESDVKVTHLNAYDMRSAKISNEIDQLIR, from the exons ATGTACTACAAGGGCGTGTACCACCTGTTCTACCAGTACAACCCCAAGGCGGCGGTGTGGGGCAACATCGTGTGGGCGCACGCCGTCTCCACGGACCTCGTCAACTGGGTCACGCTCCAGCCGGCGATCTACCCGACGGCGCCCTTCGACGTCAACGGCTGCTGGTCCGGCTCCGCCACCGTGCTGCCCGACGGCACGCCCGCCATCATGTACACCGGCATCGACGGCGAGGGCCGCCAGGTGCAGAACGTGGCGTACCCCAAGGACCTCTCCGACCCCTACCTCCGAGAGTGGGTCAAGCCGGACTACAATCCCGTCATTGCCCCCGACGCCGGCGTCAACGCCACCGCGTTCCGCGACCCGACCACGGCGTGGCGGGGCCCCGACGGGCTCTGGCGCCTGGTGATCGGGACCAAGGACAACCACCGCGGCCTCGCGGTGCTGTACCGCAGCCGGGACTTCCAGCGGTGGGCGCCCGCGCGCCGGGCGCTGCACCACGGCAACACCGGCATGTGGGAGTGCCCGGACTTCTACCCCGTGGCGACCACCCCCGGCGCCGTCCTCGGCGACGTGAAGCACGTGCTCAAGGTGAGCCTCGACCTCACCCGGTTCGAGTACTACACGTTCGGGGCCTACGACCACGCCACTGAGACGTACGTGCCGGACGCGGCCCTCCCCGACGGCAACGACGGTCTCCGCTACGACTACGGCAACTTCTACGCGTCCAAGACGTTCCTCGACCCGGCGAAGCAGCGCCGCATCCTGTGGGGGTGGGCCAACGAGTCGGACTCCACGGCCGACGACGTCCGCAAGGGCTGGGCCGGCGTGCAGGCCATCCCCAGGAAGATCTGGCTCGCGCCGGACGGCAGGCAGCTCATGCAGTGGCCGGTCGCCGAGGTCGAGTCCCTCCGcggcaaccacgtcaacatcacCGACAAGTTCGTCGAGGGCGGGAGCTACTTCGAGGTCCAGGGGCTCATGTCGCCGGCGCAGGCCGACGTGGAGGTGTCGTTCGCGGCGATGGACCTGGACAAGGCGGAGCCGTTCGACCCGGCGTGGCGCGGCGCCGACGCGCAGACGGTGTGCGCGGCCCGAGGCGCGGACGTGAAGGGCGGCGTGGGGCCGTTCGGGCTGTGGGTGCTCGCCTCCGACGAGCTCAAGGAGAGGACGGCCGTCTTCTTCAGGGTGTTCAAGGCCGAGGACAAGCACGTCGTGCTCATGTGCAACGACCCCTCCAGGTCGTCCTACGCCGACCACCTCTACAAGCCCACCTTCGCCGGCTTCATCGACGTCGACATCACCAAGACCGGCGGCAAGATCCCTCTCAGAACCTTG ATCGACCACTCCATGGTGGAGAGCTTCGGAGGCCACGGCAGGATGAGCATCCTGTCCAGAGTGTACCCGACTAGGGCCGTCGGCGACAAGGCGCGCCTCTACGTGTTCAACCACGGAGAGTCAGACGTCAAGGTTACACACCTGAATGCGTACGACATGCGGTCGGCCAAGATCAGCAACGAGATCGATCAACTGATCAGATGA